One genomic segment of bacterium includes these proteins:
- a CDS encoding desulfoferrodoxin, whose protein sequence is MCGNMVEVVSVGGGTLTCCGQPMTLQTENTTDAAVEKHVPVVEQQDGKVKVTVGSVIHPMVESHYIQFIEVITANKVYRKYLKPGEEPVAEFNVSEPIVNVREYCNLHGLWAKK, encoded by the coding sequence GTGTGCGGCAACATGGTTGAGGTCGTCTCGGTCGGTGGCGGCACCCTGACCTGCTGCGGCCAGCCCATGACTTTGCAGACAGAGAACACCACCGACGCAGCGGTTGAAAAACACGTCCCGGTCGTTGAACAGCAAGATGGAAAAGTCAAAGTAACCGTCGGCAGCGTCATCCACCCCATGGTGGAGAGCCACTATATCCAATTCATCGAGGTGATCACCGCAAACAAGGTGTATCGCAAGTATCTCAAACCCGGCGAAGAGCCGGTGGCTGAATTCAACGTCAGCGAACCGATCGTCAACGTGCGGGAATACTGCAATCTGCACGGACTGTGGGCTAAAAAATAA